A genomic stretch from Canis lupus baileyi chromosome 3, mCanLup2.hap1, whole genome shotgun sequence includes:
- the LOC140624452 gene encoding peroxiredoxin-1-like gives MYSGNAKIGHPVPNFHTMAIMPSGQFKDITPPDYKGKHIVFFFYPLDLTFVRPTETTAFRDRTEEFKKLTKSGHLAHQVIGASVDSHFYHLAWINTPKKEEGLGPMNIPLVSAPRCSIAQDYGILKADEGISFRGLFIVDEKNILWQITVNDLPVSCSMDETLRLV, from the exons ATGTACTCAGGAAATGCCAAAATTGGGCATCCTgtccccaacttt CACACTATGGCTATTATGCCAAGTGGCCAGTTCAAAGACATCACACCACCTGACTACAAAGGCAAACacattgtgttctttttttaccCTCTTGATTTAACCTTTGTGCGCCCCACAGAGACCACTGCTTTCAGGGACAGGAcagaagaatttaagaaactcaccaagtcggggcacctgg ctcaccAAGTGATTGGTGCTTCTGTGGATTCTCATTTCTATCACTTGGCATGGATCAACACACCCAAGAAAGAAGAAGGACTGGGACCCATGAACATTCCCTTGGTGTCAGCCCCCAGGTGTAGCATCGCTC aggaCTATGGAATCTTAAAGGCTGATGAAGGCATCTCGTTCAGGGGCCTCTTTATTGTTGATGAGAAAAATATCCTTTGGCAGATCACCGTGAATGACCTTCCTGTCAGCTGCTCTATGGATGAGACGCTGAGGCTAGTTTAG